In Candidatus Equadaptatus faecalis, the genomic window AATGCTGTTGAAATTCATAACCGTAATAAAAATAAACAAGACAGTTTCCTCAAGAATAAGCGTCGCTATTCTGCTTCCGACGAAAGAAACAATCTCCCTGAACACCTCCGCTTTTGAACGACCCACGCTTTGAAACACCCATATTCTGTTTGTAACGTATGCAAACGCCACAGCTAATATCCACGATACTATATTTGCCGTAAGCTCGTTTATCCCAAGCTCCAAATTGCAAAACGCGTATGAAGAAACGCTGACAATGAAAGTCAGTCCGCCAAAAAACAGATATAACAAAAATTCTTTATTCTCTGTATAAAAAGCTCGAATTTTTTTCAACACAGGCAAATCCATTATTCGGTCAACCCAATCCATTTGCTGCATTATTTTATAAGCTTTGTCCCCTCTCTATTCGTTTCGGAAATTATATAGTGAGGTCTGTTCTTGGTTTCAGCATAAGTCTTGGCGAGATACTGACCTATTATACCCATACAAAAAAGCTGTACACCGCCGATAAAAGCTGTCAGACAGATTTGCGATGCCCAGCCTTGAACAGGGTCGCCAAAACAGAGTTTCCTGATTACGATAAACAGAAGGAAAAGACCCTCCAAAACTGTAATCAGCACACCAAACCACGAGGCAATACTCAGCGGCGCTTCAGAAAAATTTATAATTCCGTCAAGAGCATATTTGAACAGTTTCCAAAAACTCCACTTTGTTTCGCCGGCGACCCTTTCAATATTTTCATAAGGCAGCCAGCAGGTTTTGAACCCTATCCAGCCGAAAATTCCCTTTGAAAAACGATTATATTCGCTCATTGCGACAATAGCGCCCGACATGGAGCGTTTCATCAACCTGAAATCGCGTGCTCCGTCAACTATATCGGCATCTGAAATCTTGTTTATTATTTCATAAAATCTTCTCGCAAACCACGAGCGTATCTGAGGTTCGCCCTCCCTGCTAACGCGCCTTGTAGCAACACTGTCATAGTCGCCCGTTTCAAGAAGATCAAGCATTTTCGGCAACAGAGACGGCGGGTCTTGCATATCAGCGTCCATTACCGCCACACAATCCCCGTCCGCATTGCAAAAACCGGCATACATCGCCGCTTCTTTTCCAAAATTGCGTGAAAAGGAAATATAGCTGACGTGTCCATCCTCAGCGGAAAATTTTCTGAGCAGTGACAGTGTTTCGTCCTTTGAACCATCGTCAACACAGACCAGTTCGTAATCACACTTTATTTCCGACAAAATCCTTGTAACTGCCTCGTAAAAATAAGGCAGTGCTTCTTGTTCGTTATAGCACGGTACAACAATTGAAATTTTTTTCATAGCAGTTATTACCGAGTTGAGTCGTCATATATAACTCTAACGTTTTCTACGTTCTGCAACCCCTTGATAGTTGCACCGACATAATACTTGTTTTTTATGGCTAACAATCTTTTCGGATAATGACAGTTTATGCCAGCCTGCAAAAGCTTTGTGTGCTGACCTGGCGTAATTTCCAGGAGCCAAAAGCAATACCGCGCTTCCAAGCGCTACTCCAAGCACATACAACCCAAGACCTTTGCGGTCAAAATCTGTTTTTCGATACATAAATATCAAGTACATCGCAACGCATATATAAACCAGCGTAAGACAAGTATTCTCGTTCGTACAGCCCGCACAAATACTTAACAAAAAGAGAGTACATCTCGCGGTGAAACTTTGATTATTTTTGTAGATAATGAAAAGGTATAGAAACAGCGCAATACAAAAATTCATTACAAGATAATTGCATGCTCCAACAGTCCAAAAACAAATCTGACCGAGGTTTGGATTTGACACCCAATAAAGACAGACAACAATAAACAGTTGCCACCACTTAAATTCTGTTTTAAACAATTTATTAGGCAAATCTGCAATGATAAAACACAAAAACGTTGCAAACAGCGACATAATTATTGATACCCCGAGATGTAAAATCAAGTGCGCAACCTCGTAAAGAAATAGTTCAGAAGGGGATTTCCAGCCGAGACATTTTCTCGGTCGAGCATTTATTAACAACAACTTTTCTGTCAATTCTTCCTGTGATACTTTTCCCAAGTCTGTCTTTTTGGGGTAAAACTCTCTAAGCAATCCGTTTGCGTTTTCGTTACTGCCTCTTTGACACGCACGGTATGGATCTGCAAAATAGATGTCTATTCCAAGCATTTCAGTTATTGCTTTAGCGCAGGCAAATTCTTTGCCTCTGTCACAAGTGCCTGTTTTAAACGCTCCTTTGGGAAGTACACTATACAACTGTCTTATTGCTGTCTCCATGGAAAGTGCTGTCCTGTCCGGTATCTTTATTGCCGTATAGAGTCTTGTTTTGCGTTCTACAAAGGTAGCAAAACAGCCTTTTGCCTTTCCTCTTGAGGATACTACCGTATCCAATTCCCAATGTCCGAAGGTTTTACGGCTGCGTACTTCTTTTGGTCTTTCCGCAAGGGGGTTGCCCATTGAAAACATGCTTCTTCTATCCTTATGTCGCGCTTTTCCCTTATGCCTCAGATTTTTCTCCGTTATATTCGGCAACCGTCCCAAGTACAGCCAGTTATATATGGTCTTAGTGGAAACACGTCCTTTTGCAACTGTATTTGCTATCTGTTCTGGAGACCATGTAGCGTTTATCTTCTCTGCTATGAGATTACATAAAGGTTGTGTCGCCTTACCTTTATAACGGCAGTTTTTACGTCTTTTATGGTATCTTTCCTGTGCAATTTCACCCAAATAACAGTTGTTGTCCGAATTACGAGATATTTCTCTGTCTATGGTACTTCGGCTTCTGCCCAAATGCTTGGCTATCGCATTATGACTGAAACCAAGTTTCAGCAATTCCTGTATGCGTCCGCGTTCAAATGTGGTAATATGTGTGTAGCTCATGGCGGTCAACTCCGATAGATGTGTTTTTCGTCGAACTACATTCTATACGAAGCTGCGTCATGGGCTCATTTTTTTCGCCCGCCGGGGCAGGTCTCAGTCTATCGTACCTGCGCACTTGATTTTACATCTCGGGCTTTGCTTACAAATAATCTTGCTTGTGTTGTAAAGGATATGAAGACCTTAACCTGCAGTTACAAAATTGGCGTCACAAATCTGTCTTTTACCTTATGTCTGACCAATAACATTGATTTATCAGGCAGAAAAATTGATGATTGTCTGCTCCCCCGCTCTCTCAGAATTAAGGACAAGGCTATTGAGAACAGTCCGTTTGCCGAAATTGTTGATTTTATTTTCGTCAAAACCTATGGCAGCAGTATATATTCAGAATTAACGTATTCGGACAACACTAAAACATTACCTGATACAATCAAGTCCTTAGTTGATGCCAAATTTTTCATTCAGCAACAGCATTGATTTTGCTCTTGAAAATTGCGAGGTTGAAAGTTAAACGGCGCCGGTTTGAAAGGAATTTCGCCGACGCCGTTTTTTATATATATTCCATATATTCTTCATATCTTCACTGCCGAATTGTCTGTTTTTTTCTGAATTGTTAAGTTGTTAAATTGCCGAATTACCGCCACCGAAACGGATTTTTAGTATTAAGCGATAAGAATTAACCCTTTGCATTTTGCTTACAGCTGTAATTCCAATAAAAAATCCCTTCCGTACGGAAGGGATTTTTACAGACAACTTAAGGCTTAAATTCTGCCTGTTGCGCGGAGAACAAGTTCCGCGATAACTGCTGAGCCGATAAACGTTCCTACGAAGACAAAGAGTCCGACAAGGATAATTTTCCAGCCCTGTTTTTTGAGCAGTTCCGTATCTTT contains:
- a CDS encoding GtrA family protein; amino-acid sequence: MLYLFFGGLTFIVSVSSYAFCNLELGINELTANIVSWILAVAFAYVTNRIWVFQSVGRSKAEVFREIVSFVGSRIATLILEETVLFIFITVMNFNSIAVKITAQIIVILSNYLLSKLLVFTRIDKK
- a CDS encoding glycosyltransferase family 2 protein produces the protein MKKISIVVPCYNEQEALPYFYEAVTRILSEIKCDYELVCVDDGSKDETLSLLRKFSAEDGHVSYISFSRNFGKEAAMYAGFCNADGDCVAVMDADMQDPPSLLPKMLDLLETGDYDSVATRRVSREGEPQIRSWFARRFYEIINKISDADIVDGARDFRLMKRSMSGAIVAMSEYNRFSKGIFGWIGFKTCWLPYENIERVAGETKWSFWKLFKYALDGIINFSEAPLSIASWFGVLITVLEGLFLLFIVIRKLCFGDPVQGWASQICLTAFIGGVQLFCMGIIGQYLAKTYAETKNRPHYIISETNREGTKLIK